In Stenotrophomonas sp. ESTM1D_MKCIP4_1, a single genomic region encodes these proteins:
- a CDS encoding TonB-dependent siderophore receptor, translated as MSVSVLFPARLPLAAALTLCLSATAFAQESATTLDSVQVSGNWLGTGLHDSVKNFAGARTVVDRQRIDASGAASIGDAMRRIPGVQVTDNSGTAGSSVSLNIGVRGLTGRYSPRSTVLLDGVPLAVAPYGQPQLSFAPTSLSNIESIDVVRGGGAVRYGPQNVGGIINFSTRAIPTEAGLHGEAGVRYTAYDHGGGDSTQYNAFLGGTGDNGLGVALLYSGQDGRGWRQGSDDRFDDLALKFAYAIDDQQALRAKLSYYDVRSLTPGGLTRAQYEADPFQNTRPADFWKGHRTGIDLGYTNTLSANSEFEVLAYYNESNRASSLINAANTQLTVQPRDYRVLGIEPRYTQRLHWGSTVHDITAGYRFLRERGNDRSYTVVRRTGVESAITRFDNATDAHSFYVDDRIAVGQWRITPGVRMEWIYMDRRQAGGAATFSSRNDKALPSLNIAYLLTPQLTVFGNYTTSFGPVQNIQLNSQTASNPLNPEVAKTAELGARWQDGALRAEVTVFKMRFDNQILQVPGITPPTFQNIGATDHKGVESALEYRFAEDSALAGLELYANYTWTKAIQQSGDNRGLDVPFYSRDTDSVGARYSVARWTFNVSSTHQSGQFSDAANTWAESADARVGRVPGVRLLNAQVAWQVPGLGDSELAVGVNNLADKRWYTRNVDGNAGRMVAAPRTFYVQGRYRF; from the coding sequence ATGTCCGTCTCCGTCCTGTTCCCGGCCCGCCTGCCCCTGGCTGCCGCCCTCACCCTGTGCCTGTCGGCCACCGCCTTCGCCCAGGAAAGCGCCACTACCCTGGACAGCGTCCAGGTGTCCGGCAACTGGCTCGGCACCGGCCTGCATGACAGCGTGAAAAACTTCGCAGGCGCGCGCACGGTGGTCGACCGCCAGCGTATCGACGCCAGCGGCGCGGCCAGCATCGGCGATGCCATGCGCCGCATTCCCGGCGTGCAGGTCACCGACAATTCCGGCACGGCCGGCAGCTCGGTGTCGCTCAACATCGGCGTGCGTGGCCTGACCGGCCGCTACTCGCCGCGTTCGACGGTCCTGCTGGATGGCGTGCCGCTGGCGGTCGCGCCGTATGGCCAGCCGCAGTTGTCGTTCGCCCCGACCAGCCTGTCCAACATCGAGTCGATCGACGTGGTGCGCGGCGGTGGCGCGGTGCGCTACGGGCCGCAGAACGTCGGCGGCATCATCAATTTCAGCACCCGCGCCATTCCCACCGAAGCCGGCCTGCACGGCGAGGCCGGTGTGCGCTACACCGCCTACGACCACGGTGGCGGCGACAGCACCCAATACAACGCCTTCCTCGGCGGTACCGGCGACAACGGCCTGGGCGTGGCCCTGCTGTACTCGGGCCAGGACGGCCGCGGCTGGCGCCAGGGCAGCGACGACCGCTTCGACGATCTGGCCCTCAAGTTCGCCTATGCCATCGACGATCAGCAGGCGCTGCGTGCCAAGCTGTCCTACTACGATGTGCGCTCGCTGACGCCCGGCGGCCTGACCCGTGCCCAGTACGAGGCCGATCCGTTCCAGAACACCCGCCCCGCCGATTTCTGGAAGGGCCACCGCACCGGCATCGACCTGGGCTACACCAACACGCTGTCGGCCAACAGCGAATTCGAGGTGCTGGCGTATTACAACGAAAGCAACCGCGCCAGCTCGCTCATCAATGCCGCCAACACCCAGCTGACCGTGCAACCGCGCGACTACCGCGTGCTGGGCATCGAGCCGCGCTACACCCAGCGCCTGCACTGGGGCAGCACCGTGCACGACATCACCGCCGGCTACCGCTTCCTGCGCGAGCGCGGCAACGACCGCAGCTACACCGTGGTCCGCCGCACCGGCGTGGAAAGCGCCATCACCCGTTTCGACAATGCCACCGATGCGCATTCGTTCTACGTGGATGACCGCATCGCCGTCGGCCAGTGGCGCATCACCCCGGGCGTGCGCATGGAATGGATCTACATGGATCGCCGCCAGGCGGGCGGCGCTGCCACGTTCAGCAGCCGCAACGACAAGGCGCTGCCGTCCCTCAACATCGCCTACCTGCTGACCCCGCAGCTGACCGTGTTCGGCAACTACACCACCTCGTTCGGGCCGGTGCAGAACATCCAGCTGAACTCGCAGACCGCCAGCAACCCGCTCAATCCTGAAGTGGCCAAGACCGCCGAGCTGGGCGCGCGTTGGCAGGATGGTGCCCTGCGCGCGGAAGTCACCGTGTTCAAGATGCGCTTCGACAACCAGATCCTGCAGGTGCCGGGCATCACCCCGCCGACCTTCCAGAACATCGGCGCCACCGACCACAAGGGCGTTGAAAGCGCACTGGAATACCGGTTCGCCGAAGACAGCGCGCTGGCCGGGCTGGAGCTGTACGCCAACTACACCTGGACCAAGGCGATCCAGCAATCCGGCGACAACCGCGGCCTGGATGTGCCGTTCTACTCGCGCGACACCGACAGCGTCGGCGCCCGTTACAGCGTTGCCCGCTGGACGTTCAACGTGTCCAGCACGCATCAGAGCGGCCAGTTCTCCGATGCCGCCAACACCTGGGCCGAGAGCGCCGATGCGCGCGTGGGCCGGGTGCCGGGCGTGCGGCTGCTGAACGCGCAGGTTGCGTGGCAGGTGCCGGGGCTGGGTGACAGCGAGCTTGCCGTGGGCGTGAACAACCTGGCTGACAAGCGCTGGTACACCCGCAACGTCGACGGCAATGCCGGGCGCATGGTGGCTGCACCGCGCACGTTCTACGTGCAGGGCCGCTACCGCTTCTAA
- a CDS encoding chloride channel protein — translation MSSHAPPSRLHLAFQGLRLRLRGSDLWFIALALVVGLIAGGLTLLQSGIARWLQAALYGMDEGMRLSSLPALPWTALLVLPLGGLLVGLVALAATRLKRPLLDAVEANALHGGRMSMRDNLIVLTQTLISNGCGASVGLEASYTQMGAGSGSQLGRVMRLRRNDVRILVGAGAAGAIAAAFGAPLAGAFYAFEIVIGAYTPAALAPVAVAALAGAFVADQAGIDAYLLPAASTIDVRAADYAIYGLLGCCCAMVGILVMRLIASIEGTVKRSPLPLWGRPVLGGLLLIPLAMASPQVLSSGHGALHLDLTTHLPLIWIGALLTLKCLASGISLGFGFRGGLFFASLFMGTLVGALFAGLLAMATGVPVIDATSAALAGMAALAAAVVGAPMTMAMLVLEGTHDFLLTSVVMSAVLVSSTLVRQWFGYSFSTWRMHLRGETIKSARDVGWVQNLSAGRMMRTGVATAHADLDAASFRQRFPLGSGSRVILVDGQDQYAGIVQIPRLFGDGVKADAVVGDFAENRDVALSANANVVDVMQRFDQTQSDELAVVGSTGHVLGVVSEAFVRKRYAEELDKRQRELMGERVEDSD, via the coding sequence ATGTCCTCCCACGCTCCGCCATCACGCCTGCACTTGGCGTTCCAGGGCCTGCGCCTGCGCCTGCGCGGCAGCGACCTGTGGTTCATTGCGCTGGCACTGGTGGTCGGCCTGATCGCAGGCGGCCTGACCCTGCTGCAATCGGGCATCGCGCGCTGGCTGCAGGCCGCGCTGTACGGCATGGACGAAGGCATGCGCCTGAGCTCCCTGCCCGCCCTGCCGTGGACCGCATTGCTGGTGCTGCCGCTGGGCGGCCTGCTGGTGGGCCTGGTCGCACTGGCCGCCACCCGGCTCAAGCGCCCGCTGCTGGATGCCGTGGAAGCCAATGCCCTGCACGGCGGCCGCATGTCGATGCGTGACAACCTGATCGTGCTCACCCAGACCCTCATTTCCAACGGCTGCGGCGCCTCGGTCGGTCTGGAAGCGTCGTACACGCAGATGGGTGCCGGCAGTGGCTCGCAGCTGGGCCGGGTGATGCGCCTGCGCCGCAATGACGTTCGCATCCTGGTCGGTGCCGGCGCGGCCGGTGCCATCGCCGCCGCCTTCGGTGCACCGCTGGCCGGTGCCTTCTACGCCTTCGAGATCGTCATTGGTGCCTACACGCCTGCGGCACTGGCCCCGGTCGCCGTCGCTGCACTGGCCGGTGCCTTCGTGGCCGACCAGGCCGGCATTGATGCCTACCTGCTGCCGGCCGCCTCGACCATCGATGTGCGCGCGGCCGACTACGCCATCTACGGCCTGCTCGGCTGCTGCTGCGCGATGGTAGGCATCCTGGTGATGCGCCTGATCGCCTCGATCGAGGGCACGGTCAAGCGCAGCCCCCTGCCGCTGTGGGGCCGACCGGTGCTGGGCGGACTGCTGCTGATTCCGCTGGCGATGGCCAGCCCGCAGGTGCTGTCCTCCGGCCATGGCGCCCTGCACCTGGACCTCACCACCCACCTGCCGCTGATCTGGATCGGCGCGCTGCTCACCCTCAAGTGCCTGGCGTCGGGCATCTCGCTGGGCTTTGGTTTCCGTGGCGGCCTGTTCTTCGCCTCGCTGTTCATGGGCACGCTGGTGGGGGCGCTGTTTGCCGGCCTGCTGGCGATGGCCACCGGCGTGCCGGTCATCGATGCCACCTCGGCCGCGCTGGCCGGCATGGCCGCACTGGCCGCTGCCGTGGTTGGCGCGCCGATGACCATGGCCATGCTGGTGCTGGAAGGCACCCACGATTTCCTGCTGACCAGCGTGGTGATGAGTGCGGTGCTGGTCTCCAGCACACTGGTGCGGCAGTGGTTCGGCTATTCGTTCTCGACCTGGCGCATGCACCTGCGTGGCGAAACCATCAAGAGCGCGCGCGATGTGGGCTGGGTGCAGAACCTGAGCGCCGGCCGGATGATGCGCACGGGCGTGGCCACCGCCCACGCCGATCTGGATGCGGCATCGTTCCGCCAGCGCTTCCCGCTGGGCTCTGGCAGCCGGGTGATCCTGGTGGACGGCCAGGACCAGTACGCCGGCATCGTGCAGATTCCGCGCCTGTTCGGCGATGGCGTGAAGGCGGACGCCGTGGTCGGCGATTTCGCCGAGAACCGCGATGTCGCCCTGTCGGCCAACGCCAACGTGGTGGATGTGATGCAGCGCTTCGACCAGACCCAGTCTGACGAACTGGCGGTGGTGGGCAGCACGGGCCACGTGCTGGGGGTGGTTTCCGAAGCGTTCGTGCGCAAGCGCTATGCCGAGGAACTGGACAAGCGCCAGCGCGAGTTGATGGGCGAACGCGTCGAAGACAGCGACTGA
- a CDS encoding MgtC/SapB family protein, giving the protein MRFIDTFQPGPFADTAVSLLAAFLLGTLIGAERQYRQRTAGLRTNVLVAVGAAAFVDLAMRIAGSVEAVRVISYVVSGVGFLGAGVIMKEGMNVRGLNTAATLWCSAAVGSCTGADMLAEGVLLAVLVIAGNTLLRPLVNAINRIPINETATEATYEVRLSVDAEAVPRVRERLVDTLEAAQYPVGDVQLVEHADAPTDVIAVLVSTAVSAEELDLVLARMEQVPGVLHATWEISTRD; this is encoded by the coding sequence ATGCGCTTCATCGACACCTTCCAGCCCGGTCCCTTCGCCGACACCGCGGTCAGTCTGTTGGCGGCTTTTCTGCTCGGCACGCTGATCGGCGCCGAGCGCCAGTACCGGCAGCGCACTGCCGGTCTGCGCACCAACGTTCTGGTGGCGGTGGGCGCGGCGGCCTTCGTCGACCTGGCCATGCGCATCGCTGGCAGCGTTGAAGCGGTTCGGGTGATTTCCTATGTCGTTTCCGGCGTGGGCTTCCTCGGCGCTGGCGTCATCATGAAGGAAGGCATGAACGTGCGCGGACTGAACACGGCCGCCACCCTGTGGTGCTCGGCGGCAGTGGGCAGCTGCACGGGGGCGGACATGCTGGCCGAGGGCGTGCTGCTGGCGGTGCTGGTGATTGCCGGCAACACCCTGTTGCGGCCGCTGGTGAACGCCATCAACCGCATCCCGATCAACGAAACCGCCACCGAGGCGACTTACGAGGTGCGCCTGAGCGTGGACGCCGAGGCTGTGCCGCGGGTGCGCGAGCGCCTGGTCGATACGCTCGAAGCGGCCCAGTACCCGGTGGGTGACGTGCAGCTGGTCGAGCATGCCGACGCCCCGACCGATGTGATCGCCGTGCTGGTCAGCACCGCGGTCAGCGCCGAGGAGCTGGACCTGGTGCTGGCGCGCATGGAACAGGTGCCCGGCGTACTGCACGCCACCTGGGAAATCAGCACACGCGACTGA
- a CDS encoding OmpA family protein, with the protein MTFHHPSRPGSFAASLILVLAAGLLAGCRSTAPAADAAAADTLVSFPEASKASLKEGIYPDVADLRRFAPGMSKRQLYSLLGTPHFNEGMWGVRKWNYLFNFRTAQGAEYFTCQFQVEFDGKGIAQAGHWKPQACAAVLDPPPPPPVAAAPAPLPAQPLRLSADALFGFDSDVLSQEGHAAVQGVLAQVREASQVQSIQVVGYTDRIGGADYNQRLSQRRAESVRVALVQGGVPAQTISAEGRGAADPLVECTQRSQRELIACLAPNRRVQIAGTARRD; encoded by the coding sequence ATGACGTTCCATCATCCATCGCGCCCCGGCTCGTTCGCCGCGTCGCTCATCCTGGTCCTGGCGGCCGGCCTGCTCGCCGGTTGCCGCAGCACCGCCCCTGCAGCCGATGCAGCGGCCGCCGATACGCTGGTCAGCTTCCCGGAGGCCAGCAAGGCATCGCTGAAGGAAGGCATCTACCCCGACGTGGCCGACCTGCGTCGCTTCGCCCCGGGCATGAGCAAGCGCCAGCTGTATTCGCTGCTGGGCACGCCGCATTTCAACGAAGGCATGTGGGGCGTGCGCAAGTGGAATTACCTGTTCAACTTCCGCACCGCACAGGGCGCGGAATACTTCACCTGCCAGTTCCAGGTGGAATTCGACGGCAAGGGCATCGCCCAGGCCGGCCACTGGAAGCCGCAGGCCTGCGCGGCCGTGCTTGATCCACCGCCGCCACCACCGGTTGCCGCAGCACCCGCGCCGCTGCCCGCGCAGCCGCTGCGCTTGTCCGCCGATGCGTTGTTCGGCTTCGACAGCGACGTACTCAGCCAGGAAGGCCACGCAGCAGTGCAGGGCGTGCTTGCCCAGGTGCGTGAAGCCAGCCAGGTGCAGTCGATCCAGGTGGTCGGCTACACCGATCGAATCGGCGGCGCCGACTACAACCAGCGGCTGTCGCAGCGGCGTGCCGAGTCGGTGCGGGTGGCGCTGGTGCAGGGCGGGGTACCTGCACAGACCATCAGCGCGGAAGGACGCGGCGCCGCCGACCCGCTGGTGGAGTGCACGCAGCGCAGCCAGCGCGAACTCATCGCCTGCCTGGCCCCGAACCGCCGCGTGCAGATTGCCGGCACCGCCCGGCGCGACTGA
- a CDS encoding YadA-like family protein, with protein sequence MNRIYRRVWNRQLNALVVASELATGEGGATTLHDPQPKLLVPSALALALLSVLASGAASASETNQSLRDLQALAAKYTQTMPVKVDAEVALAAAARQAQANPAISTDARIGLQLSTTGLPVVRDVLPATVKVSLGAGTSPQQVAAPVVAADVRASVGLGSTPVNAGATLGAQLSAQPQAPLAVAATASATAQVGVAGTPVANLDGKATLAANVAATPAAPLSGLKAAVDSQVDAKLALAGHAIEGQGQVGATAAVALPAKEEQPGDTDDRALTAGLDGTVAGKVRVLGPDGEEIVADRNLKLAGTTAVGAQTSSLGLGGLLTGVGSALEGVGGAVGSLVNGDLNGTVGNLGGAVGGLLGNTLGGLGLTQPSSIPVDSPKAPAAADPNAGLIVGTGGLVGGVGALIGPTTSSLFGGTGYLSNGNLKVSTANVMQTYSTVNVLGIPLVNATPVGTTLNGLGGAVTGGSSHLTLIGGVTSDSYIYNINNGNPGGLLGLLLPSQSPDWAAKCLDIGLADISCWAVNAAQDYQVLMGDGAFANGSKEVVIGANARHELPRVDANEAFPGAGLNDPTNPTGVPTADYAARLGHSVIVGDSAVGTANGQTLLGAEATSNKANSVALGYRSAALRGAQAGYTAFGLTTPQVSAGEVSVGTAGGGERQITNLAAGSAGTDAVNVAQLQGAISQIDALGDVAVTYDLDALGDPDYRRVTLGNGTGTTTLANLAAGAVSATSSEAVNGSQLFTSNDAIARFFGGRTAFDAATGTFTAPLFEISTISDGGAIAQGVYENATDAFDAVDGSLVNLNTQINDIRNGGTKYLRVNSTGVEAVAIGIDSIAVGSNAQATASNSIAVGAGSLADRDSTVSVGAAGAERQITHVAAATEATDAVNLGQLQASEAGALRYDLNADGSIDYASATLGQGGTATTLRNLGAGEVSALSSEAINGAQLFAANQTVATHLGGGAAVDGNGVVTAPTYNINNVAANGTVSQGTYNDVGSAFDAVSNSLANVADQTDELDQRAVKYDVDGSGTVLDSVTLSGSGGAAVKLTNVAAGSILAGSSDAITGDQLFATHTTLASYFGGSTTYDGSTSLWTAPSFSISSIATDGSLTLNDYSNVTAAFSAVDGSLRMLNQRILNGSSSPYLAVNSAAGAATATGTEAVAVGPQASASGASSVAVGNGASASADNSVALGSGSVASVGAQTGYTAAYGEAGASSSAGEVSVGSSGAERKITNVADGSDDHDATNVGQLNNGVNYAIDQSKAYTDQKIQNITNVAGSFRANNSNNLADPAATGANSAAGGAGSTASGANSTALGNGAQAQADNSVALGAGSVANRANTVSVGAAGAERQVVNVADGTQATDAVNVRQLQASQQGTLRYDTTTNGDTNYNSVTLGTTSSGPTTVRNVAAGTAGTDAVNVDQLRAGMAQTLDWSKAYTDERMGGFERELRKTDNRASAGIASAMATAALPQPSEAGRSMASFAAGSYNGESGMALGISGVSEGGRWIYKFSGSTNTRGEAGVAVGAGIQW encoded by the coding sequence ATGAACCGCATTTACCGGCGTGTATGGAACCGCCAGCTCAATGCTCTTGTTGTGGCCTCGGAACTGGCCACCGGCGAGGGTGGGGCAACCACGCTCCACGATCCGCAACCGAAACTGCTGGTGCCAAGCGCACTGGCCCTGGCCCTGCTCAGCGTCCTCGCCAGTGGCGCGGCGTCCGCCAGTGAAACCAACCAGTCGCTGCGCGATCTGCAGGCGCTGGCGGCCAAGTACACCCAGACCATGCCGGTGAAGGTGGATGCCGAAGTGGCTTTGGCGGCAGCAGCACGCCAGGCACAGGCCAACCCGGCCATCAGCACCGACGCGCGCATCGGCCTGCAGCTGAGCACCACGGGTCTGCCGGTGGTGCGCGATGTGCTGCCGGCGACGGTCAAGGTTTCGCTCGGCGCGGGCACGTCGCCGCAGCAGGTTGCAGCGCCCGTGGTGGCCGCTGATGTGCGCGCCTCGGTGGGCCTGGGCAGCACCCCGGTCAATGCCGGCGCCACGCTGGGCGCGCAGCTGTCGGCACAGCCGCAGGCACCGCTGGCCGTGGCTGCCACGGCCAGCGCCACGGCACAGGTGGGCGTGGCCGGCACTCCGGTTGCCAACCTCGATGGCAAGGCGACGCTCGCCGCCAACGTCGCAGCGACGCCTGCCGCGCCGCTGTCCGGGCTCAAGGCCGCTGTCGACAGCCAGGTCGATGCGAAGCTGGCGCTGGCCGGGCATGCCATCGAAGGGCAGGGCCAGGTTGGTGCGACGGCAGCGGTCGCGCTGCCGGCCAAGGAAGAACAGCCGGGCGACACCGATGATCGTGCACTGACCGCCGGGCTGGATGGCACGGTGGCAGGCAAGGTGCGTGTGCTCGGCCCGGATGGCGAGGAGATCGTCGCCGACCGCAACCTGAAACTGGCAGGGACCACGGCGGTCGGCGCGCAGACCAGCTCGCTGGGCCTGGGCGGTCTGCTCACCGGTGTCGGCTCGGCACTGGAAGGCGTGGGCGGCGCGGTCGGCAGCCTGGTCAACGGTGACCTCAATGGTACGGTCGGCAACCTCGGCGGTGCGGTGGGTGGCCTGCTGGGCAACACGCTGGGCGGCCTCGGCCTGACCCAGCCGTCGTCGATTCCGGTGGACAGCCCGAAGGCACCCGCTGCGGCCGATCCCAACGCCGGCCTGATCGTGGGCACGGGCGGCCTGGTGGGCGGCGTAGGGGCGCTGATCGGCCCGACCACCAGCAGCCTGTTCGGCGGCACCGGCTACCTGTCCAACGGCAACCTCAAGGTCAGCACGGCCAACGTCATGCAGACCTATTCGACGGTGAACGTGCTGGGCATTCCGCTGGTCAACGCAACTCCGGTCGGCACCACGCTCAACGGCCTGGGCGGTGCGGTGACCGGTGGCAGTTCGCACCTGACCCTCATCGGCGGGGTCACCTCGGACAGCTACATCTACAACATCAACAACGGCAATCCGGGCGGCCTGCTCGGCCTGCTGCTGCCAAGCCAGTCGCCGGACTGGGCGGCGAAGTGCCTGGACATCGGTCTGGCCGACATCTCCTGCTGGGCGGTGAACGCTGCGCAGGACTACCAGGTGCTGATGGGCGATGGTGCCTTCGCCAACGGTTCCAAGGAAGTGGTGATCGGCGCCAACGCACGCCATGAACTGCCCAGGGTCGATGCCAACGAGGCCTTCCCGGGTGCCGGCCTGAACGACCCGACCAACCCCACCGGCGTGCCCACTGCCGATTACGCCGCGCGCCTGGGCCATTCGGTGATCGTGGGCGACAGCGCGGTCGGCACGGCCAACGGGCAGACCCTGCTCGGCGCCGAGGCGACCTCCAACAAGGCCAATTCGGTGGCGCTGGGCTACCGCTCGGCTGCCCTGCGCGGTGCGCAGGCAGGCTACACCGCGTTCGGCCTGACCACGCCGCAGGTCTCGGCCGGTGAAGTCTCAGTGGGTACCGCCGGCGGTGGCGAACGGCAGATCACCAACCTGGCAGCCGGCAGCGCCGGCACCGATGCGGTGAACGTGGCCCAGCTGCAGGGCGCGATCAGCCAGATCGACGCGCTGGGCGATGTGGCCGTCACCTATGACCTGGACGCCCTTGGAGATCCGGATTACCGCCGCGTCACCCTCGGCAACGGTACCGGTACCACCACCCTGGCCAACCTGGCGGCCGGCGCCGTCAGCGCCACCAGCAGCGAAGCCGTCAACGGCAGCCAGCTGTTCACCAGCAATGATGCGATCGCCCGCTTCTTCGGCGGCCGCACGGCCTTCGACGCGGCCACCGGTACCTTCACCGCACCGCTGTTCGAGATCAGCACCATTTCCGATGGCGGCGCCATCGCGCAGGGTGTCTACGAGAACGCCACCGACGCCTTCGATGCGGTCGATGGATCGCTGGTCAACCTCAATACGCAGATCAACGACATCCGCAACGGCGGCACCAAGTACCTGCGGGTGAACTCCACCGGTGTCGAGGCCGTGGCCATCGGCATCGATTCCATCGCCGTGGGCAGCAACGCGCAGGCTACCGCCAGCAACAGCATCGCGGTGGGTGCCGGCAGCCTGGCCGACCGGGACAGCACGGTGTCGGTGGGCGCCGCAGGTGCGGAGCGGCAGATCACCCATGTGGCCGCGGCCACCGAGGCCACCGATGCGGTGAACCTGGGCCAGCTGCAGGCATCGGAAGCGGGCGCGCTGCGTTACGACCTCAACGCCGATGGCAGCATCGATTACGCCAGTGCAACCCTGGGCCAGGGCGGCACCGCCACCACGCTGCGCAATCTGGGCGCAGGTGAGGTCAGTGCGCTCAGCAGCGAAGCCATCAACGGTGCCCAACTGTTCGCCGCCAACCAGACCGTGGCCACCCATCTGGGCGGTGGCGCGGCGGTGGATGGCAACGGCGTGGTCACCGCGCCTACCTACAACATCAACAACGTGGCCGCCAACGGCACCGTCAGCCAAGGCACCTACAACGACGTCGGCAGTGCCTTCGATGCGGTGAGCAACTCGCTGGCCAACGTGGCCGACCAGACCGATGAACTGGACCAGCGCGCGGTGAAGTATGACGTCGATGGCAGCGGCACCGTGCTGGATTCGGTCACGCTCAGCGGCAGTGGCGGCGCGGCGGTGAAGCTGACCAACGTGGCCGCCGGCAGCATCCTGGCCGGCAGCAGCGACGCCATCACCGGCGACCAGCTGTTTGCTACCCATACCACCCTGGCCAGCTACTTCGGCGGCAGCACGACCTACGACGGCAGCACCTCGCTGTGGACCGCGCCGTCCTTCAGCATCTCCAGCATCGCCACCGATGGCAGCCTCACGCTCAACGATTACAGCAACGTCACCGCGGCATTCTCGGCCGTCGATGGCTCGCTGCGCATGCTCAACCAGCGCATCCTCAATGGCAGCAGCAGCCCCTACCTGGCGGTCAATTCCGCAGCCGGAGCGGCCACCGCCACCGGCACCGAGGCGGTGGCCGTGGGGCCGCAGGCCAGCGCGTCCGGCGCGTCCAGCGTCGCGGTGGGCAACGGTGCCAGCGCCAGCGCCGACAACAGCGTGGCGCTGGGCAGCGGTTCGGTGGCCAGCGTGGGCGCACAGACCGGCTACACCGCGGCTTACGGCGAGGCCGGGGCCAGCAGTTCGGCCGGTGAGGTGTCCGTGGGCAGCAGCGGCGCCGAGCGCAAGATCACCAACGTGGCCGATGGTTCCGATGACCACGACGCCACCAACGTGGGCCAGTTGAACAACGGCGTGAACTACGCCATCGACCAGTCCAAGGCCTACACCGACCAGAAGATCCAGAACATCACCAACGTGGCCGGCAGCTTCCGCGCCAACAACAGCAACAACCTGGCCGATCCGGCCGCGACCGGTGCCAACTCCGCTGCCGGCGGCGCCGGTTCCACCGCCTCGGGTGCCAACTCGACCGCACTGGGCAATGGCGCGCAGGCGCAGGCCGACAACTCGGTGGCCCTGGGCGCCGGCTCGGTCGCCAACCGGGCCAACACGGTGTCGGTGGGCGCAGCCGGTGCCGAACGCCAGGTGGTGAACGTGGCCGATGGCACCCAGGCCACCGACGCGGTGAACGTGCGCCAGCTGCAGGCCTCGCAGCAGGGCACGCTGCGTTACGACACCACCACCAATGGGGATACCAACTACAACAGCGTCACCCTCGGCACCACCAGCAGCGGGCCGACCACGGTGCGCAACGTCGCAGCGGGCACCGCCGGTACCGATGCGGTCAACGTCGACCAGCTGCGTGCCGGCATGGCGCAGACCCTGGACTGGTCCAAGGCCTACACCGACGAACGCATGGGCGGCTTCGAGCGCGAACTGCGCAAGACCGACAACCGCGCGTCGGCCGGTATCGCTTCGGCCATGGCCACTGCGGCGCTGCCGCAGCCCAGCGAGGCCGGGCGCAGCATGGCCTCGTTCGCTGCGGGCAGCTACAACGGCGAGTCGGGCATGGCGCTGGGTATTTCCGGTGTCTCCGAAGGCGGTCGCTGGATCTACAAGTTCAGCGGCTCCACCAACACCCGTGGCGAAGCCGGCGTTGCCGTCGGCGCAGGCATCCAGTGGTAA
- a CDS encoding AraC family transcriptional regulator codes for MGDDTVMEGGVGDIEGGQLDDGELRSIDLATLSGVLRVCDVELLLLDGNGPKAAFSSRVHDEALFCSITCGFHCRGRFMLPPDWAMLGFVQATDEVQSWCHGVPMVAGMSFTVLPEGISEFTLSAGTQITAMLLPVARVQRKLTELSLRSTPPAGQALSLVQLPADSQALANHYLQLHTQLGQGMALQPEETDRLLHEHIQALLAAGPADRPGFTRARRTHYLIAQRAENFMRLNLRRNIYMNEICDAAGVSERGLRYAFEDLFGVSPNRYLSMLRLCAACRSLSMADSSRRSVKAIALSCGLWDLSRFADNYRKVFGELPRDTLMRSPAQMGQPA; via the coding sequence ATGGGGGACGACACTGTCATGGAAGGTGGGGTGGGCGATATCGAAGGCGGCCAGCTCGACGACGGCGAACTCCGGTCGATCGACCTGGCGACGCTGAGCGGTGTGCTTCGCGTCTGCGATGTGGAACTGCTGCTGCTGGATGGCAACGGCCCGAAGGCGGCCTTCTCTTCGCGCGTGCACGACGAAGCGCTGTTCTGCAGCATCACCTGCGGTTTCCACTGCCGCGGGCGCTTCATGCTGCCGCCGGACTGGGCGATGCTCGGGTTCGTGCAGGCCACCGATGAAGTACAGAGCTGGTGCCATGGCGTGCCGATGGTGGCGGGCATGTCGTTCACCGTGCTGCCCGAAGGCATCAGTGAGTTCACACTCAGTGCCGGCACGCAGATCACCGCCATGCTGCTGCCGGTCGCGCGGGTGCAGCGCAAGCTCACCGAACTGAGCCTGCGCAGCACGCCACCGGCAGGCCAGGCGCTGAGCCTGGTGCAGCTTCCGGCTGACAGCCAGGCGCTGGCCAACCACTACCTGCAGCTGCACACGCAGCTGGGCCAGGGCATGGCGTTGCAGCCGGAGGAAACCGACCGCCTGCTGCATGAGCATATCCAGGCGTTGCTGGCGGCGGGCCCTGCCGACCGCCCCGGCTTCACGCGGGCGCGGCGGACGCATTACCTGATCGCGCAGCGGGCAGAGAACTTCATGCGTCTCAACCTGCGACGCAATATCTATATGAATGAAATCTGTGACGCGGCGGGCGTCAGCGAGCGCGGCCTGCGCTACGCCTTCGAGGATCTGTTCGGCGTGTCACCCAACCGCTACCTGTCGATGCTGCGCTTGTGTGCGGCGTGCCGCAGCCTGTCGATGGCCGATTCCAGCCGTCGTTCGGTCAAGGCCATCGCGCTCAGCTGCGGGCTGTGGGATCTCTCCCGGTTCGCCGACAACTACCGCAAGGTGTTCGGTGAACTGCCGCGCGACACCTTGATGCGCTCGCCCGCGCAGATGGGCCAGCCGGCCTGA